From a region of the Candidatus Limnocylindrales bacterium genome:
- a CDS encoding Hsp20/alpha crystallin family protein yields MNKDQIQVEIEDDQLVLSGERMQEHEDKREGFYRTERSYGRFYRVIPLPEGVNPEQAKATFSNGVLEISMAMPQQQQSRGKKIEVQEGDPAQISHSGQSQGASSSSSESGYTQGGSQSGYSQGSSPQRGYSQSDSQRSPSESGGSHSGSRA; encoded by the coding sequence ATGAACAAGGACCAGATCCAGGTCGAGATCGAAGACGACCAGCTGGTGCTCTCCGGCGAACGCATGCAGGAGCATGAGGACAAGCGGGAAGGCTTCTATCGCACGGAGCGCAGCTACGGCCGGTTCTATCGGGTGATTCCGTTGCCCGAAGGCGTGAATCCGGAACAGGCGAAGGCGACGTTCTCGAATGGCGTCCTCGAGATCAGCATGGCGATGCCGCAGCAGCAGCAGTCGCGCGGCAAGAAGATCGAGGTGCAGGAGGGCGATCCTGCGCAGATATCGCACAGCGGACAGTCGCAGGGCGCATCGTCGAGTTCTTCCGAAAGCGGCTACACGCAGGGCGGCTCACAGAGCGGCTATTCGCAGGGCTCTTCACCACAGCGCGGCTATTCGCAAAGCGATTCGCAGCGCAGCCCTTCGGAAAGCGGCGGATCGCACAGTGGCTCGCGTGCCTGA
- a CDS encoding hydrolase: MASVIHGLLTPEESVLALIDYQPQMSFGIQSHSRLFTLNNAVALAKTAKLFQVPVVLTTVAAKSFSGDMLPELQSVYPDQSPIDRTSMNSWEDDNFRNAIKKTGRKKLIIAGWWTEVCACFPTIQALQEGYEVYVPTDACGDISIEAHERAVQRMIQAGAVPMTSFQVMYEFQRDWGRSATYEGCMDIQKAHSDYGIGIRYAKAILGEHASEGGH, from the coding sequence ATGGCATCGGTGATCCACGGCCTGCTCACCCCGGAGGAATCCGTCCTCGCTCTCATCGACTACCAGCCGCAGATGAGCTTCGGTATCCAGAGCCACTCGCGGCTTTTCACGCTGAACAACGCAGTCGCACTCGCGAAGACCGCAAAACTCTTCCAGGTGCCCGTCGTACTCACGACCGTCGCAGCGAAATCGTTCAGCGGCGACATGCTGCCCGAGTTGCAGTCTGTGTATCCTGATCAGTCGCCGATCGACCGAACCAGCATGAACTCGTGGGAAGACGACAACTTCCGTAACGCGATCAAGAAGACGGGCCGTAAAAAGCTGATCATCGCTGGATGGTGGACCGAGGTCTGCGCGTGTTTCCCGACGATCCAGGCATTGCAGGAAGGATACGAAGTCTACGTTCCGACAGACGCATGCGGCGACATCAGCATCGAAGCCCACGAGCGCGCCGTGCAGCGAATGATCCAGGCAGGCGCCGTCCCCATGACCAGCTTCCAGGTGATGTACGAGTTCCAGCGAGACTGGGGCCGCTCTGCCACGTACGAAGGCTGCATGGACATTCAGAAAGCTCACTCCGACTACGGCATCGGCATCCGCTATGCGAAGGCGATCCTCGGAGAGCATGCCAGCGAAGGTGGTCACTAG
- a CDS encoding amidohydrolase has product MAAGSYSNQATANTARLILTNAKIATQDDRRSFARAVAMEGGRFLAVGTDEEVLAYRDAHTTVIDARGRTIIPGLIDSHLHLIRGGLSYNTELRWDGVPSLSDALRMLKEQAKRTPPGQWVRVIGGWSEFQFAERRMPTLAEINAISSDVPVFILHLYDRALLNGAAVRVLGYTKDTPEPAGGHIERDKAGNPTGLLIAAPNAAILYGSIAAAPKLSLEHQYNSSRHFMREMNRLGITGCVDAGGGYQRYPEDYEVMTELHRRGEMTVRISYNLFTQHAKDELADFSKWTSTERYRQGDDMYRLNGAGEMLTFSAADFEDFLQPRPDLSPDLEPELTAVVRLLAEKRWPFRLHATYDESITRFLNVFEAVDRDVPFGDLRWFFDHAETVSEKNLDRIKALGGGIAVQHRMAFQGEYFMDRYGEAAVSQSPPIRKMLDRGIPVGAGTDGTRVASYNPFVSLYWMVSGRTVGGTAMYGEENRLDRMGALRRYTVGSAWFSGDEAIKGAIMPGRLADLAVLTNDYFEIPEGEIKGLESVLTVVGGNIVYAAGDFAGFAQKALPVLPEWSPVAHYGGYRNADVAAAAHAKSHAHGAHQHWRSVSHGSGGTGMREFAAGMWGSGCPCWAF; this is encoded by the coding sequence ATGGCCGCAGGTTCGTACAGCAACCAGGCAACCGCGAATACGGCGCGGCTCATCCTGACGAACGCGAAAATTGCGACACAGGACGACCGGCGATCCTTCGCGCGTGCGGTCGCGATGGAGGGCGGCAGGTTTCTTGCCGTCGGCACCGACGAGGAGGTGCTCGCTTATCGCGATGCTCATACGACGGTGATCGATGCGCGCGGACGAACGATCATCCCCGGACTCATCGACTCGCACCTGCACCTCATCCGCGGCGGCCTCTCGTACAACACGGAGCTTCGCTGGGACGGAGTTCCGTCGCTGTCCGACGCGTTGCGGATGCTGAAGGAGCAGGCAAAGCGCACTCCTCCAGGACAGTGGGTTCGAGTGATCGGCGGGTGGAGCGAGTTTCAGTTCGCCGAGCGGCGAATGCCGACTCTGGCTGAGATCAATGCGATCTCGTCCGACGTCCCGGTGTTCATCCTTCACCTGTATGACCGCGCGCTTCTGAACGGCGCTGCCGTGCGTGTGCTCGGCTATACGAAGGATACGCCGGAACCCGCGGGCGGCCACATCGAGCGGGACAAGGCCGGCAATCCAACGGGCCTCCTGATCGCCGCGCCCAATGCGGCCATTCTGTACGGTTCGATCGCTGCAGCGCCGAAGCTTTCGCTCGAGCATCAATACAACAGCTCACGTCACTTCATGCGCGAGATGAACCGGCTCGGCATCACGGGCTGTGTCGATGCCGGAGGCGGGTACCAGCGTTATCCCGAAGATTACGAAGTGATGACCGAGTTGCATCGGCGCGGCGAGATGACGGTGCGGATCTCGTACAATCTGTTCACCCAGCATGCGAAGGACGAGCTTGCCGATTTTTCGAAATGGACGAGCACCGAGCGTTACCGCCAGGGAGACGACATGTACCGGCTGAACGGCGCGGGCGAGATGCTCACGTTCTCGGCAGCCGATTTCGAGGATTTTTTGCAACCGCGTCCCGACCTGTCGCCGGATCTCGAGCCGGAGCTCACTGCCGTCGTGCGGCTCCTCGCGGAGAAACGCTGGCCGTTTCGCCTGCACGCGACATACGACGAATCGATCACGCGTTTCCTCAACGTGTTCGAGGCCGTCGATCGCGACGTCCCATTCGGAGACCTGCGCTGGTTCTTCGATCATGCGGAAACCGTCTCCGAGAAGAATCTTGATCGCATCAAGGCGCTGGGCGGCGGAATTGCAGTGCAGCATCGCATGGCGTTCCAGGGTGAGTACTTCATGGACCGCTACGGCGAAGCCGCCGTGAGCCAATCGCCGCCGATCCGAAAAATGCTCGATCGCGGCATCCCGGTCGGCGCCGGCACGGACGGAACCCGCGTCGCCAGTTATAATCCGTTCGTGTCCCTTTACTGGATGGTCAGCGGACGCACCGTGGGCGGCACGGCGATGTATGGCGAGGAAAACCGTCTCGACCGTATGGGAGCACTGCGGCGGTACACGGTCGGAAGTGCCTGGTTCAGCGGTGACGAAGCGATCAAAGGAGCCATCATGCCGGGGCGTCTCGCGGATCTCGCGGTGCTTACGAACGATTACTTCGAAATACCCGAAGGCGAGATCAAAGGTCTCGAATCGGTGCTTACCGTTGTCGGCGGAAACATCGTCTACGCCGCCGGTGACTTTGCCGGCTTTGCGCAGAAGGCGCTTCCGGTCCTCCCGGAATGGTCGCCGGTCGCGCACTACGGTGGTTATCGGAACGCAGACGTTGCGGCCGCGGCGCACGCGAAATCTCACGCCCACGGCGCGCACCAACACTGGAGATCGGTGTCGCACGGTTCAGGCGGAACGGGCATGCGCGAGTTTGCCGCAGGCATGTGGGGCTCTGGCTGCCCGTGCTGGGCGTTCTGA
- a CDS encoding alginate export family protein — MRRASCCLLLVGICGCMQGSGRAEAGKPVALPALSAYRYDEDYSFLKDEDLRSHAEPLSLAPLKYVRLGSDSSNYLSVGSEVRLRYEYYKNNQWGQGPQDHGGYVWGRLLPYADLHIGPYFRAFAQAIAAYEWGDAAGVSPPDEDQLDLLQGFIDVRLPAGDKTTLLVRGGRQLLHYGSERLIGLRYGPNVPQPFDAVLLRLEHGPWRVDAFYARPVEIGRGTWDDEADDTQDAWSLYATRALPLLGEGSGVDVYYIGYRDDRAAFAQGEGRERRHTVGVRWFGAAAGYDWNCEGFYQFGSFDNSSANGEISAWSLASSSGYTFGGARLQPRIGLKANVISGDDDAGDPDLQTFNALFPKGKYFGEIGLLGPYNLVNVHPTLLLNLTGKLTLDVASVFYWRYSTHDGIYDNAGNVIRDGADSGKRFIGSQLEALFTYAFIREIEASASYSVFIPGSFIDDTGPGKVVQFVGLEVGYKF, encoded by the coding sequence GTGAGGCGCGCTTCCTGCTGCCTCCTGCTCGTCGGTATCTGCGGCTGCATGCAGGGATCCGGGCGTGCTGAAGCCGGCAAACCGGTCGCACTTCCTGCGCTGTCGGCGTACCGCTACGATGAGGACTACAGTTTTCTGAAGGACGAGGATCTGCGTTCTCATGCGGAGCCCCTGTCGCTTGCGCCGCTCAAGTACGTGCGGCTCGGCAGCGACTCTTCGAACTACCTTTCCGTCGGAAGCGAAGTGCGGCTGCGCTACGAATACTACAAGAACAACCAGTGGGGGCAGGGGCCCCAGGATCATGGCGGCTACGTCTGGGGCCGGCTTCTTCCGTACGCCGATCTGCACATCGGGCCGTATTTCCGCGCATTCGCCCAGGCCATTGCGGCGTATGAGTGGGGCGACGCTGCGGGAGTTTCTCCGCCGGACGAAGACCAGCTCGATCTTCTCCAGGGATTCATCGACGTGCGGCTACCGGCCGGCGACAAGACAACGCTGCTCGTTCGCGGCGGTCGTCAGCTCCTTCACTACGGATCAGAACGGCTGATCGGACTTCGCTACGGACCAAACGTGCCGCAGCCGTTCGACGCGGTGCTGCTGCGACTGGAACACGGGCCGTGGCGCGTCGATGCATTCTATGCGCGACCGGTCGAGATCGGACGCGGCACGTGGGACGACGAAGCCGACGATACGCAGGACGCATGGTCGCTCTACGCGACGCGAGCGCTGCCTTTGCTGGGCGAAGGAAGCGGCGTCGACGTCTATTACATCGGTTATCGCGACGACCGGGCCGCATTCGCGCAGGGCGAGGGAAGGGAACGAAGGCATACGGTAGGCGTGAGATGGTTCGGCGCTGCTGCCGGCTACGACTGGAATTGCGAAGGGTTTTATCAGTTCGGTTCGTTCGACAACTCTTCAGCGAACGGAGAGATCTCAGCCTGGTCGCTCGCATCGAGCTCCGGCTACACATTCGGAGGCGCGCGACTGCAGCCGCGCATCGGACTCAAAGCGAACGTCATCAGCGGCGATGACGACGCGGGGGATCCGGACCTTCAGACGTTCAACGCACTTTTCCCGAAGGGGAAGTACTTCGGCGAGATCGGGCTTCTCGGTCCGTACAACCTCGTCAATGTCCACCCGACGCTGCTGCTCAATCTCACCGGGAAGCTCACACTCGACGTCGCGTCGGTCTTCTACTGGCGCTACAGCACGCACGACGGAATCTACGACAATGCCGGAAACGTCATTCGCGACGGTGCCGACAGCGGCAAACGCTTCATCGGGTCACAGCTCGAGGCGCTGTTTACCTACGCATTCATCCGGGAGATCGAGGCTTCCGCTTCGTACAGTGTGTTCATCCCCGGCAGCTTCATCGACGACACCGGTCCGGGCAAAGTGGTCCAGTTCGTTGGGCTCGAAGTCGGCTACAAGTTCTGA
- a CDS encoding antibiotic biosynthesis monooxygenase, translating into MPIHVAITRRVAPGREEEFQKGLREFFEKSFSAPGVLGAYMLVPPPGSDSREFGILRTFASAAERDAFYSSAMFLEWDRKAAGLTEGDARYRDLHGLEAWFRSPNPPPRWKMAIVTFLGVFPVATTLNLTLAPALRSMPFPLSGVVLNACVVALLTWVVMPFLVRTMHGWLHAEGSGASS; encoded by the coding sequence ATGCCGATCCACGTCGCCATCACTCGCCGAGTTGCCCCGGGTCGGGAAGAGGAATTCCAGAAAGGACTGCGCGAGTTCTTCGAGAAGTCGTTCTCTGCGCCAGGCGTGCTCGGTGCTTACATGCTCGTGCCGCCGCCCGGCAGCGATTCGCGCGAGTTCGGCATTCTGCGAACCTTCGCGAGCGCGGCCGAGCGGGATGCCTTCTACAGTTCGGCCATGTTCCTGGAATGGGACCGCAAGGCGGCTGGTCTCACCGAAGGCGATGCACGCTACAGGGATCTGCACGGCCTGGAGGCGTGGTTCCGATCGCCGAACCCTCCGCCCCGATGGAAGATGGCGATAGTAACGTTTCTCGGCGTCTTCCCGGTGGCGACGACGCTGAACCTCACGCTGGCGCCCGCGCTTCGATCCATGCCGTTCCCGCTGAGCGGCGTTGTCCTCAATGCGTGCGTGGTTGCGCTGCTTACGTGGGTCGTGATGCCGTTCCTCGTGCGAACGATGCACGGATGGCTGCATGCCGAAGGAAGCGGAGCATCGTCGTAA
- the pgi gene encoding glucose-6-phosphate isomerase — translation MPSIALTDRPAWKALREHHATIRDVHLRQLFADDPSRGERLTATGPGLFLDYSKHRVTDETLRLLVGLADEIGLRDRIDAMFRGDKINTTEGRAVLHVALRAPRGQSIVVDGKDIVPEVHAVLDRMADFASSVRDGRWSGHTGRQILNVVNIGIGGSDLGPVMAYEALRHYSARDMTFRYVSNVDGTDFVEATRDLDAAETLFIVSSKTFTTLETMTNARSAREWALRTLGDERAVAKHFVAVSTNAAEVAKFGIDTANMFGFWDWVGGRYSMDSAIGLSTMLAIGPEHFRAMLAGFHAMDEHFRSAPFDRNLPVLLGLLAIWYRDFFGAQTLGVMPYEQYLKRFPAYLQQLTMESNGKHVTVDGATVGYDTGAIVWGEPGTNGQHSFYQMIHQGTSLIPCDFIAFHHSLNPIGRHHDLLLANVLAQAEALAFGKTADEVRAEGTADWLVPHRTFDGNRPTSTILADRLTPETLGTLVALYEHSVFTQGAIWNIDSFDQWGVELGKQLAQRIIPELENATEPTLRHDSSTNALIRRLRERRAKA, via the coding sequence ATGCCATCCATCGCGCTGACCGACCGACCCGCCTGGAAAGCTCTACGCGAGCATCATGCAACGATCCGCGACGTCCACCTGCGCCAGCTCTTCGCTGACGACCCGAGCCGCGGCGAACGATTGACAGCGACAGGGCCGGGGCTCTTCCTCGACTACTCCAAGCATCGCGTCACCGACGAGACGCTGCGCCTGCTCGTCGGCCTTGCCGACGAGATCGGCCTGCGAGACCGGATCGACGCGATGTTTCGCGGCGACAAGATCAACACGACCGAAGGCCGCGCCGTTCTGCACGTCGCGCTTCGCGCTCCGCGAGGCCAATCCATCGTCGTCGACGGGAAAGACATCGTCCCCGAAGTTCACGCGGTGCTCGACCGCATGGCCGACTTCGCATCCAGCGTGCGAGACGGGCGCTGGTCCGGCCACACCGGGCGACAAATTCTCAACGTCGTCAACATCGGCATCGGAGGATCAGATCTCGGGCCCGTCATGGCGTACGAGGCGCTGCGCCACTACAGCGCGCGCGACATGACGTTCCGCTACGTATCGAATGTCGACGGCACCGACTTCGTGGAAGCGACGCGCGACCTCGACGCCGCCGAAACGCTTTTCATCGTCTCGTCGAAGACGTTCACGACGCTGGAGACGATGACCAACGCCCGCAGCGCGCGCGAGTGGGCGCTGCGCACGCTCGGCGACGAGCGTGCGGTCGCGAAGCACTTCGTCGCCGTCTCGACCAACGCCGCGGAAGTCGCGAAGTTCGGCATCGACACCGCCAACATGTTCGGATTCTGGGATTGGGTCGGCGGTCGCTACTCGATGGATTCCGCAATCGGTCTGTCGACGATGCTCGCGATCGGCCCCGAACATTTCCGCGCGATGCTCGCCGGTTTTCACGCGATGGACGAGCACTTCCGGTCCGCGCCGTTCGACCGCAACCTTCCGGTCCTGCTGGGCCTTCTCGCCATCTGGTACCGCGATTTCTTCGGCGCCCAGACGCTCGGCGTGATGCCGTACGAGCAGTATCTGAAGCGCTTCCCCGCCTACCTGCAGCAGCTGACGATGGAATCGAATGGCAAGCACGTGACGGTCGATGGCGCGACGGTGGGCTACGACACGGGCGCCATCGTCTGGGGCGAGCCCGGCACGAACGGCCAGCATTCCTTCTACCAGATGATTCACCAGGGAACGTCGCTGATCCCTTGCGACTTCATCGCGTTCCACCACTCGCTCAATCCGATCGGCCGCCACCACGACCTTCTGCTCGCGAACGTCCTCGCGCAGGCCGAAGCGCTCGCGTTCGGCAAAACCGCCGACGAAGTGCGCGCCGAGGGTACGGCGGACTGGCTGGTGCCGCATCGTACGTTCGACGGAAACCGGCCGACTTCGACGATCCTCGCCGATCGCCTGACGCCGGAAACGCTCGGAACGCTGGTCGCCCTTTACGAGCACAGCGTCTTCACGCAGGGCGCGATCTGGAACATCGACTCGTTCGACCAGTGGGGCGTCGAGCTCGGCAAGCAGCTCGCCCAGCGGATCATCCCGGAGCTCGAGAATGCTACCGAACCGACGCTCCGGCACGACAGCTCGACCAATGCGCTGATCCGGCGGCTTCGCGAGCGGCGCGCGAAGGCGTGA
- a CDS encoding DUF349 domain-containing protein — protein sequence MLALALDASNSEAATAAGLLTDVRRVSTIAKSTAADDVRGVALAALTDERALGGVARHAKIESTALAALGRLSTADELLATALNSEHREVALAAFDRVLGSDPTLVADVARLKSIEARAQDKVVARRARAMLQAIEDAENARRAAEEEREKQEAALCAAVERLATAMDPDRIAADLARLRAEWSTLASTDAAAARRFDRGADAAGLRIAQRRSEIAAALEEARRREEVLGGREALCRRVETLRDGDVLELEQLESMEGQWADLPPFVGFEREVEQLAGRFAASAKACRQRIAHEAALREARSALEALVAEAESLLTKETDDVADRWRALSREARQLADTLSEGSQPASDLLERLAFLSEAREARETAAREASAKAAADRVAKLAQLVSRARRTAESDTVTLREGERLLLDITTALENASKGETTRETEKTLADLRRLQDRIKNRVKELRDLDTWRRFANGEQQERLIAMAEAIVASLKAEEEAGTASDLAATANALRELQAEWKKVADGPQQSARELWDRFRLAVEFIRSRCEVYFAQIREQRSRNLATRVALVAQAEELADSTEWSKTAAQFQEMQKAWAECGPVSDASARGLALRFRAACNTFFTHRREALSSRKQEWNENLARKEALCERAQQLADSTDWDTTASELKKLQAEWKAIGPTRRDKSEEVWTRFRSAADKFFERYANRHKIAAAAQLAECEALVVALENLGASEDAPSDLAAQVQTLRTTISNLPQPEGAAATAVHERWMAALAALVSRWPAAFRGTDLDPVANRERKEKLLAKVEALVSDETPVAAANKTATELLAERLRSALESNALGVRPDETKWRAAGRAVEKAQDAWSRIAWLPGDDTGGLEERFRTACKRVMEQAKVYEGGANDDFAGGGAKGRPGRPKRPAGRG from the coding sequence TTGCTTGCGCTCGCCCTCGACGCGTCGAACTCCGAAGCCGCAACGGCGGCCGGCCTGCTGACGGATGTTCGGCGCGTTTCGACGATCGCGAAGAGCACGGCTGCCGACGACGTGCGCGGGGTCGCACTTGCCGCATTGACGGATGAACGTGCACTCGGCGGTGTCGCCCGGCACGCGAAAATCGAGAGTACGGCGCTCGCGGCGCTCGGCCGCTTGAGCACCGCCGACGAGTTGCTCGCCACCGCGCTCAACAGCGAGCACAGAGAAGTGGCACTGGCCGCGTTCGATCGCGTGTTGGGCAGCGATCCGACGCTCGTTGCGGACGTGGCGCGCCTGAAATCCATCGAAGCGCGCGCGCAGGACAAAGTCGTGGCGCGGCGCGCGAGGGCGATGCTGCAGGCGATCGAGGATGCGGAGAATGCCCGTCGCGCTGCCGAAGAGGAGCGCGAAAAGCAGGAAGCGGCGTTGTGTGCCGCCGTCGAGAGGCTCGCGACCGCCATGGATCCCGATCGCATCGCGGCCGATCTCGCGCGCCTCCGTGCAGAGTGGAGCACGCTGGCGAGTACCGATGCGGCAGCAGCTCGGCGATTCGACAGGGGTGCCGATGCGGCCGGCCTGCGCATCGCGCAGCGCCGAAGCGAAATCGCTGCCGCGCTCGAAGAGGCGCGTCGGCGAGAGGAAGTTCTCGGGGGCCGCGAGGCTCTGTGCCGCCGTGTCGAGACGCTTCGGGACGGCGACGTCCTCGAGCTCGAGCAACTGGAATCCATGGAAGGGCAGTGGGCCGACCTCCCGCCTTTCGTCGGATTCGAGCGCGAGGTCGAGCAGCTCGCGGGGCGATTTGCCGCATCCGCGAAGGCCTGCCGGCAACGTATCGCGCACGAGGCGGCACTGCGGGAAGCCCGGTCCGCGCTCGAGGCGCTGGTCGCCGAGGCGGAATCTCTTTTGACGAAGGAGACCGACGACGTCGCCGACCGCTGGCGCGCACTGTCACGCGAAGCGAGGCAGCTCGCGGACACGCTGAGCGAGGGATCGCAGCCGGCCTCCGATCTTCTGGAAAGGCTGGCGTTTCTCTCCGAGGCGCGAGAGGCGCGCGAGACAGCGGCGCGCGAGGCGTCGGCGAAGGCTGCCGCGGACCGGGTCGCAAAGCTCGCGCAGCTGGTGAGCCGCGCAAGACGCACGGCGGAATCGGACACCGTGACCTTGCGCGAAGGCGAACGACTGCTGCTCGACATCACGACTGCTCTCGAGAACGCCTCCAAGGGCGAGACGACCAGGGAGACGGAAAAAACACTGGCGGACCTGCGAAGGCTGCAGGACCGGATCAAGAATCGAGTGAAGGAGCTGCGTGATCTCGACACGTGGCGCAGGTTCGCCAACGGTGAGCAGCAGGAAAGGCTGATAGCGATGGCGGAAGCCATCGTCGCGTCGCTGAAGGCGGAAGAAGAGGCGGGCACGGCGAGCGATCTGGCCGCCACGGCAAATGCGCTGCGCGAGCTCCAGGCGGAGTGGAAGAAGGTCGCCGATGGGCCGCAACAAAGCGCGCGCGAATTATGGGACCGGTTCCGACTGGCGGTGGAGTTCATCCGCAGCCGGTGCGAGGTCTACTTCGCTCAGATACGAGAGCAACGAAGCCGGAACCTTGCCACGAGGGTTGCGCTTGTCGCACAAGCCGAAGAGCTCGCCGACTCGACCGAATGGAGCAAGACGGCTGCACAATTCCAGGAGATGCAGAAAGCGTGGGCGGAATGCGGGCCGGTATCGGACGCGTCGGCGCGAGGACTTGCGCTTCGCTTCCGCGCCGCGTGCAACACCTTCTTTACGCATCGCCGCGAAGCGCTGAGCTCGAGGAAGCAGGAGTGGAACGAGAACCTCGCACGCAAAGAAGCGCTGTGCGAGCGGGCTCAGCAATTGGCGGACTCGACCGATTGGGACACGACCGCTTCCGAACTGAAGAAACTGCAGGCCGAGTGGAAGGCCATCGGCCCGACCCGCCGCGACAAGAGCGAAGAGGTCTGGACGCGGTTCCGGTCGGCTGCGGACAAGTTCTTCGAGCGCTACGCGAACCGGCACAAGATCGCTGCCGCCGCGCAGCTCGCCGAGTGCGAGGCGCTGGTCGTCGCGCTGGAAAACCTTGGGGCATCTGAAGATGCGCCGAGCGATCTCGCCGCGCAGGTCCAGACGCTGCGAACGACGATCTCGAATTTGCCGCAGCCCGAGGGGGCTGCCGCGACGGCAGTGCACGAACGATGGATGGCCGCGCTTGCTGCACTGGTCTCGCGGTGGCCGGCCGCGTTTCGCGGTACGGATCTCGACCCTGTTGCGAACCGTGAGCGCAAGGAAAAGCTTCTCGCGAAAGTCGAAGCGCTCGTCAGCGACGAAACGCCTGTCGCAGCGGCGAACAAGACTGCGACCGAACTGCTCGCGGAGCGGCTGCGCTCGGCGCTCGAGAGCAACGCGCTCGGTGTTCGGCCGGATGAAACGAAGTGGCGGGCGGCGGGCAGGGCGGTCGAGAAAGCGCAGGACGCGTGGTCGCGAATCGCGTGGCTACCTGGAGATGATACGGGCGGACTGGAGGAGAGGTTCCGGACGGCGTGTAAGCGGGTGATGGAACAGGCGAAGGTGTACGAGGGGGGTGCCAACGACGACTTCGCTGGCGGCGGTGCCAAAGGCCGTCCTGGTCGACCGAAACGTCCCGCTGGCCGGGGCTGA